Proteins from a single region of Moritella sp. F3:
- a CDS encoding GGDEF domain-containing protein: protein MDNQSSLSEFHWIMNMVQTIDAGLVVLDKDLKVQLWNDFMSNHSGVSARDMQDTPLFSHFPELPEAWLRSKIDSVFLLKNNAFTSWEQRPYIFRFNNYRPVTGISEFMFQNMTIIPLASFTGEVTHVSLIIYDVTDIAINRLQLDKANEKLAHLSQTDALTQLANRHRWNTLIDNEFKRVKRYEQTSTLMMLDIDHFKKVNDTYGHVAGDKVIAEVSRVIRESVRETDFSARYGGEEFAICLTNTTADNAIILAERLRKAIESTLVLDDGNVIQVKISIGMAEFIADVESVDHWTKNADSALYKSKENGRNQYTIF, encoded by the coding sequence ATGGATAATCAAAGTTCATTGAGTGAGTTTCATTGGATCATGAATATGGTACAAACCATTGACGCGGGTCTTGTGGTATTAGATAAAGACTTAAAAGTTCAACTTTGGAACGACTTTATGAGTAATCACAGTGGAGTAAGTGCGAGAGATATGCAAGATACTCCGCTATTCTCACACTTCCCTGAGCTACCAGAAGCCTGGTTACGCAGTAAGATCGATTCAGTTTTTTTACTCAAAAATAACGCTTTCACCAGTTGGGAACAGCGCCCTTATATCTTCCGTTTTAATAACTACCGACCTGTGACTGGTATTTCAGAGTTTATGTTTCAGAACATGACAATCATACCGTTGGCATCTTTCACAGGTGAAGTCACACACGTAAGTTTAATTATTTATGATGTTACCGATATTGCGATTAACCGTTTGCAGCTTGATAAAGCCAATGAAAAACTCGCACATTTAAGCCAAACAGATGCGCTAACACAACTTGCTAACCGCCATCGCTGGAATACCCTCATTGATAATGAGTTTAAACGCGTTAAACGCTACGAGCAGACATCAACATTAATGATGCTTGATATTGATCACTTCAAAAAGGTCAATGATACTTATGGCCATGTTGCGGGTGATAAGGTTATTGCGGAAGTATCAAGAGTGATCCGAGAAAGCGTCAGAGAAACCGATTTTTCAGCGCGATACGGTGGTGAAGAGTTTGCCATTTGCTTGACGAATACAACGGCTGATAATGCGATTATATTAGCAGAGCGTCTGCGTAAGGCGATTGAGAGCACGCTAGTGTTAGATGATGGTAATGTCATCCAAGTAAAAATATCGATTGGTATGGCTGAGTTTATAGCGGATGTAGAGTCGGTTGATCATTGGACAAAGAATGCGGACAGTGCATTGTATAAGAGTAAAGAAAATGGTCGTAATCAGTACACTATTTTCTAA
- a CDS encoding DUF2986 domain-containing protein — protein MNRKKKVVSTLKKKAKKANAKLAPSSNKPRYISKAEREKMALEAELVLQDNVLQETTQQESVQEEPSVEKDQTAAE, from the coding sequence ATGAACAGAAAGAAAAAAGTTGTTTCAACATTAAAGAAAAAAGCTAAAAAAGCGAATGCTAAATTAGCACCAAGTTCTAATAAGCCACGTTACATTTCTAAAGCTGAACGAGAAAAAATGGCATTAGAGGCAGAGCTTGTTTTACAAGATAATGTTTTACAAGAAACTACTCAGCAAGAAAGCGTTCAGGAAGAACCAAGTGTTGAAAAAGATCAAACTGCAGCAGAATAG
- a CDS encoding DUF1456 family protein, giving the protein MTNNDILRRIRYTFNFSDDKMITLFKHAEADVTRGEISDWLKKDEDPACVRLNDTKMATFLNGLINANRGKKDGPQPEPEHAINNNIILRKLKIALDLKNEDVLELLEIAGFRLGKHELSAFFRKPDHKHFRECKDQVLRNFLAGLQIKHRPEDK; this is encoded by the coding sequence ATGACCAATAATGATATTTTACGCCGTATTCGCTACACTTTTAATTTCAGTGACGACAAAATGATTACTTTGTTTAAACACGCTGAAGCAGATGTTACACGTGGCGAAATCAGCGATTGGTTAAAAAAAGATGAAGATCCAGCATGTGTGCGTCTTAATGATACGAAAATGGCTACTTTTTTAAATGGTCTAATTAATGCGAACCGCGGTAAAAAAGACGGCCCACAACCTGAACCTGAGCATGCGATCAATAACAACATTATTTTACGTAAGTTAAAAATTGCGTTAGATCTTAAGAATGAAGACGTTCTTGAATTATTAGAAATTGCTGGATTCCGTTTAGGTAAGCATGAACTAAGTGCATTTTTCCGTAAACCTGATCACAAACACTTCCGTGAATGTAAAGATCAAGTATTACGTAACTTCCTTGCAGGCCTGCAAATAAAACATCGTCCAGAAGATAAGTAA
- a CDS encoding triacylglycerol lipase, with protein MFNTRRKSKSLEIKLSHTDRANDIRGVNQLAVDAVTGLTDIVEALHYTILSLGLNDKTTPTKTRGVTGFVYRNIRSITAFVGDKVDLSLSQFGSALGQHESSLKREVAISMLNGVLGDYLLERQNPLAVIMQLRRDGVALTDVALRNLIQKSDGKILLMVHGLCMNDLQWQVDEHDHGIELARDLGYEPIYLHYNTGRHISENGRDLAALLEYLVTISPQPLTLSILAHSMGGLVSRSAFHYGEKAGNSWLQQVHKMVFLGTPHHGAALEKGGNMIDILLGSNPFSLPFAKLGQIRSAGITDLRYGSIIDEDWQGKDRFSYTSDDRGSLALPNGVHCYTVAAVKSKQSTVVGDGLIGDGLVNVDSALGRHNDDLLHLTFPEQHQWVGRDMNHMDLLYHPDVYSKIRHWLLDK; from the coding sequence ATGTTTAACACCCGCAGAAAATCAAAAAGTTTAGAAATCAAGCTGTCTCATACCGATCGTGCAAATGATATTCGTGGCGTAAACCAGCTCGCAGTCGATGCTGTGACAGGGTTAACGGACATCGTTGAAGCACTGCATTACACCATTTTAAGCCTTGGTCTTAATGATAAAACCACGCCGACAAAAACACGAGGCGTGACTGGCTTTGTTTATCGTAATATTCGTAGTATCACTGCGTTCGTCGGTGATAAAGTGGATTTATCTTTATCACAATTTGGCTCGGCTTTGGGCCAGCATGAATCATCACTCAAACGTGAAGTGGCCATTTCAATGCTTAATGGTGTACTCGGCGATTATTTACTTGAACGTCAAAACCCGCTTGCTGTGATCATGCAATTACGCCGAGATGGTGTCGCATTAACAGATGTAGCCTTACGTAATCTTATTCAAAAATCTGATGGCAAGATATTGTTGATGGTACACGGCTTATGTATGAACGATCTGCAGTGGCAAGTTGATGAACACGATCATGGTATTGAGTTAGCACGTGACCTTGGTTATGAGCCAATTTATTTACACTATAATACCGGTCGTCATATCTCTGAAAATGGCCGTGATTTAGCCGCGCTCCTTGAATATTTAGTGACGATATCACCACAACCCTTAACACTTTCTATTCTTGCTCACAGTATGGGCGGGTTAGTCTCTAGAAGTGCTTTTCATTATGGTGAAAAAGCTGGGAACTCTTGGTTACAACAAGTACATAAAATGGTATTTTTAGGGACGCCACATCACGGCGCTGCGCTCGAAAAGGGCGGTAATATGATTGATATATTACTGGGATCCAATCCATTTAGTTTACCGTTTGCTAAGCTAGGTCAAATCCGTAGTGCTGGTATTACTGATTTACGTTACGGCTCGATAATTGATGAAGACTGGCAAGGTAAAGATCGCTTTAGTTATACCTCTGACGATCGAGGATCACTGGCGTTACCTAATGGTGTGCATTGTTATACCGTTGCAGCAGTGAAAAGTAAGCAATCCACAGTCGTTGGTGATGGTTTAATTGGTGATGGTTTAGTGAATGTAGACAGTGCCCTTGGTCGTCATAACGATGATTTACTACACTTAACTTTCCCTGAGCAACATCAATGGGTTGGTCGCGATATGAATCACATGGATCTGCTTTATCATCCTGATGTATATAGTAAAATAAGACATTGGTTATTAGATAAGTAA
- a CDS encoding DMT family transporter codes for MAQSNIKFHLLVILATTLVAGSFLASANLAGLVNPFSLTLLRFTGAVSVLLPFILFTKKWRNKVLRTLPRSMVISLFYSMFFICQFEALKITTTLNTGTLYTLVPFITAVLCVLVFKDKIKAKQLMIYLLGALGTCWVIFGGDLSQLLDFSLNNGDLLFIAGCLSMCCYSISMKRLYRGDELIVMVFSTLLGGCIWMGLALLVSGLPLEWHLIQGESIFYMAYLVIGATLMTVYLYQKTTVALGPTRVMAYIYMNPAVVALLSLLVNGQTINMQVVPGILLSASATFLLQRQANATKT; via the coding sequence TTGGCACAATCAAACATAAAATTTCACCTTTTAGTGATACTTGCTACTACCTTAGTGGCGGGTTCATTTTTAGCATCTGCAAATCTAGCTGGTCTAGTAAACCCATTTTCTTTAACCTTATTGCGCTTTACTGGTGCGGTAAGTGTGTTATTACCGTTTATATTATTTACCAAAAAATGGCGTAACAAGGTATTAAGAACCTTGCCGCGTTCGATGGTGATTAGTCTATTTTATTCGATGTTTTTTATCTGTCAGTTTGAAGCATTGAAAATAACTACGACGTTAAATACCGGTACCTTATATACCTTGGTGCCATTCATTACTGCTGTGTTATGCGTATTGGTGTTTAAAGATAAGATTAAAGCAAAACAGTTAATGATATACCTGCTTGGTGCCTTAGGTACTTGTTGGGTTATTTTTGGTGGCGATTTATCCCAATTATTAGATTTTTCACTTAATAATGGTGATTTATTGTTTATCGCAGGCTGTTTGTCTATGTGTTGCTATTCAATTTCGATGAAACGTCTATACCGTGGTGACGAATTGATCGTCATGGTGTTTAGCACGTTACTTGGGGGCTGTATTTGGATGGGATTAGCGCTGTTGGTATCAGGTTTACCACTAGAGTGGCATTTGATCCAAGGTGAATCGATATTCTATATGGCGTACTTAGTGATTGGTGCGACGCTAATGACTGTGTACCTATACCAAAAGACGACGGTTGCGTTGGGACCAACTCGGGTGATGGCCTATATTTATATGAACCCTGCGGTTGTAGCCTTGTTGTCACTGCTCGTAAACGGTCAAACTATTAATATGCAAGTTGTCCCTGGTATTTTATTATCAGCTTCCGCTACCTTTTTATTACAGCGACAAGCAAACGCGACGAAAACCTAG